Proteins from one Procambarus clarkii isolate CNS0578487 chromosome 40, FALCON_Pclarkii_2.0, whole genome shotgun sequence genomic window:
- the LOC138372975 gene encoding streptococcal hemagglutinin-like has translation MGMDQLPPTAWVWGQLPPTAWVWINYRPQHGYGVNYRPQCRLGPSVPHQCRLDLLPTSPAGQHGFSTPSVQAGLLSSPSLQAGLLSSPLVQAGLLSSPSVQAGLLSSPSVQAGLLSSPSVQAGLLSSPSVQGFLLSSPSVQAGLLSSPSVQAGLLSSPSVQGFLLSSPSVQAGLLSSPSVQGFLLSSSSVQAFLLSSPSVQAGLLSSPSVQAGVLSTPSVQAGLLSSPPVQAGVLSSSSVQAGVLSSPSVQAGLLSSPSAQAGLLSSPPVQAGVLSSPSVQAGVLSSPPVQAGVLSSPSVQAGVLSSPPVQAGVLSSPSAQAGLLSSPPVQAGVLSSPSVQAGLLSSPSAQAGLLSSPSVQGFLLSSPSVQAGVLSSPSVQAGVLSSPSVQAGLLSSPSAQAGLLSSPPVQAGVLSSPSVQAGVLSSPSVQAGLLSSPSAQAGLLSSPPVQAGLLSSPSVQAGLLSCPSVQAGLLSSPSVQAGLLSCPSVQAGLHFSPSVQAGLLSSPSVQAGLLPISAGWTPPHQCRLDSSPSVQAGLLPISAGWTPPHQCRLDSSPSVQAGLLPISAGWTPPHQCRLDSSPSVQAGVLSCLPVWPTKYCRP, from the coding sequence atgggtatggatcAACTACCGccgacagcatgggtatggggtcaactaccgcccacagcatgggtatggatcaactaccgcccacagcatgggtatggggtcaactaccgcccacagtgTAGGCTGGGTCCCTCTGTTCCTCATCAGTGTAGGCTGGACCTGCTTCCCACCTCCCCAGCAGGACAGCATGGATTCTCCACCCCATCAGTGCAGGCTGGACTCCTCTCCTCCCCATCATTGCAGGCTGGACTCCTCTCCTCCCCATTAGTGCAGGCTGGACTCCTCTCCTCCCCATCAGTGCAGGCTGGACTCCTCTCCTCCCCATCAGTGCAGGCTGGACTCCTCTCCTCCCCATCAGTGCAGGCTGGACTCCTGTCCTCCCCATCGGTGCAGGGTTTTCTCCTCTCCTCCCCATCAGTGCAGGCTGGACTCCTGTCCTCCCCATCAGTGCAGGCTGGACTCCTGTCCTCCCCATCGGTGCAGGGTTTTCTCCTCTCCTCCCCATCAGTGCAGGCTGGACTCCTGTCCTCCCCATCAGTGCAGGGTTTTCTCCTCTCCTCCTCATCAGTGCAGGcttttctcctctcctctccatcAGTGCAGGCTGGACTCCTCTCCTCCCCATCAGTGCAGGCTGGGGTCCTCTCCACCCCATCAGTGCAGGCTGGACTCCTCTCCTCCCCACCAGTGCAGGCTGGGGTCCTCTCCTCCTCATCAGTGCAGGCTGGGGTCCTCTCCTCCCCATCAGTGCAGGCTGGACTCCTCTCCTCCCCATCAGCGCAGGCTGGACTCCTCTCCTCCCCACCAGTGCAGGCTGGGGTCCTCTCCTCCCCATCAGTGCAGGCTGGGGTCCTCTCCTCCCCACCAGTGCAGGCTGGGGTCCTCTCCTCCCCATCAGTGCAGGCTGGGGTCCTCTCCTCCCCACCAGTGCAGGCTGGGGTCCTCTCCTCCCCATCAGCGCAGGCTGGACTCCTCTCCTCCCCACCAGTGCAGGCTGGGGTCCTCTCCTCCCCATCAGTGCAGGCTGGACTCCTCTCCTCCCCATCAGCGCAGGCTGGACTCCTGTCCTCCCCATCGGTGCAGGgttttctcctctcctctccatcAGTGCAGGCTGGGGTCCTCTCCTCCCCATCAGTGCAGGCTGGGGTCCTCTCCTCCCCATCAGTGCAGGCTGGACTCCTCTCCTCCCCATCAGCGCAGGCTGGACTCCTCTCCTCCCCACCAGTGCAGGCTGGGGTCCTCTCCTCCCCATCAGTGCAGGCTGGGGTCCTCTCCTCTCCATCAGTGCAGGCTGGACTCCTCTCCTCCCCATCAGCGCAGGCTGGACTCCTCTCCTCCCCACCAGTGCAGGCTGGACTCCTCTCCTCCCCATCAGTGCAGGCTGGACTCCTCTCCTGCCCATCAGTGCAGGCTGGACTCCTCTCCTCCCCATCAGTGCAGGCTGGACTCCTCTCCTGCCCATCAGTGCAGGCTGGCCTCCACTTCTCCCCATCAGTGCAGGCTGGACTCCTCTCCTCCCCATCAGTGCAGGCTGGACTCCTCCCCATCAGTGCAGGCTGGACTCCTCCCCATCAGTGCAGGCTGGACTCCTCCCCATCAGTGCAGGCTGGACTCCTCCCCATCAGTGCAGGCTGGACTCCTCCCCATCAGTGCAGGCTGGACTCCTCCCCATCAGTGCAGGCTGGACTCCTCCCCATCAGTGCAGGCTGGACTCCTCCCCATCAGTGCAGGCTGGACTCCTCCCCATCAGTGCAGGCTGGGGTCCTCTCCTGCCTACCAGTTTGGCCCACAAAATATTGCAGACCATAA
- the LOC123758044 gene encoding anti-sigma-I factor RsgI2-like, translating into MKRDRRSTVQPKWLVIQVRALLSIKGPGRNIPVTLHRPPLCCGRQILKFEKLWKPVTGDHVRSKRPRQEERYSQQRRSRQQGTIPSVRERSPSQRERLRQMERSLSAGINRMRRKGPRAPPLQVQPLFITPSINAPNPPTSHSPSIPHFVIYQSSINAPSLHQRPSLHQRPSLHQRPQPPSTPQPPSTPQPPSTPQPPSTPQPSSTPQPPSTPQPPSTPQPSSTPPASINAPASINAPASINAPASINAPASINAPASISAPASISAPASISTPASISAPASISAPASINAPASISSPASISAPASISAPASISAPASIMMSSGSPHPEIIASLTTHLAPCKLASL; encoded by the exons atgaagcgagaccgtcgctctaccgtccagcccaagtggttggtcataCAGGTCAGGGCTCTCCTCAGTATCAAGGGCCCAGGTCGTAATATTCCCGTTACTCTTCATCGTCCGCCTTTGTGCTGTGGCCGACAGATATTGAAATTCGAGAAACTCTGGAAGCCAGTCACCGGAGACCATGTGAGGAGCAAGCGACCTCGTCAGGAGGAACGATATAGTCAGCAGAGACGATCTCGTCAGCAGGGAACGATCCCATCAGTAAGGGAACGATCTCCGTCTCAGAGGGAACGACTACGTCAGATGGAACGATCTCTGTCAGCAGGGATCAATCGCATGAGACGGAAGGGGCCCC GAGCTCCGCCTTTACAAGTCCAGCCACTTTTTATCACGCCCTCCATCAACGCTCCCAACCCACCCACGTCACATTCCCCATCAATACCTCACTTTGTCATCTACCAATCCTCCATCAACGCCCCCAGCCTTCATCAACGCCCCAGCCTCCATCAACGCCCCAGCCTTCATCAACGCCCCCAGCCTCCATCAACGCCCCAGCCTCCATCAACGCCCCAGCCTCCATCAACGCCCCAGCCTCCATCAACGCCCCAGCCTTCATCAACGCCCCAGCCTCCATCAACGCCCCAGCCTCCATCAACGCCCCAGCCTTCATCAACGCCCCCAGCCTCCATCAACGCCCCAGCCTCCATCAACGCCCCAGCCTCCATCAACGCCCCAGCCTCCATCAACGCCCCAGCCTCCATCAACGCCCCAGCCTCCATCAGCGCCCCAGCCTCCATCAGCGCCCCAGCCTCCATcagcaccccagcctccatcagcgccccagcctccatcagcgccccagcctccatcaacgccccagcctccatcagctccccagcctccatcagcgccccagcctccatcagcgccccagcctccatcagcgccccagcctccatcatgatGTCATCAGGATCGCCCCATCCGGAGATAATCGCCTCACTAACGACGCATCTCGCGCCATGCAAATTAGCCTCTTTGTAG